In Sphingobacterium sp. lm-10, one DNA window encodes the following:
- a CDS encoding AraC family transcriptional regulator, which yields MKPIQYSVPVPKDRTVFIQEDVLDKFYPYMHRHKEYQLIWIVAGDGQLLVDDNLHDFQEGDIFLLGSNQAHVFKNRPLGECVRSVSVFFSDKGALANMLHLPELSVLLDFISKNKRGFQVPKDQLSRVRRRFDILKKSDHMDQLINFCYLLRALNAVSSELKPLSGISIGESEEVGSFRIHALCRYIEHNFRENISLDAVSDKANLTPQAFCRFFKRSTGKTFVSYLNEIRVREACRLLGSSRYDSIAGIAYDCGFNSITNFNRVFRSVTGLSPKEYVLSYQNILYQ from the coding sequence ATGAAACCGATTCAATACAGCGTTCCAGTACCTAAGGACAGGACCGTATTTATCCAGGAAGATGTTTTGGACAAGTTTTATCCTTATATGCACCGGCATAAGGAGTACCAATTGATATGGATTGTAGCCGGAGATGGGCAGCTGCTCGTGGATGATAACTTACACGACTTTCAGGAAGGGGATATATTCTTGTTAGGCTCTAACCAAGCGCATGTGTTCAAAAACCGTCCTTTGGGTGAGTGCGTGCGTTCGGTATCCGTATTTTTTAGTGATAAAGGTGCACTCGCGAATATGCTGCACTTACCGGAGTTGAGTGTTTTACTCGATTTTATCAGCAAAAATAAGCGCGGATTTCAAGTGCCAAAAGACCAACTTTCCAGAGTACGTCGCCGGTTTGATATTCTGAAAAAATCTGACCACATGGATCAGTTAATTAACTTTTGCTACTTACTGCGGGCGTTGAATGCGGTTTCTTCCGAACTAAAACCGCTGTCGGGCATATCCATCGGAGAATCGGAAGAGGTAGGTTCTTTTCGCATCCATGCACTGTGTCGTTATATAGAACATAATTTCAGAGAGAACATTAGCTTAGACGCGGTATCCGACAAAGCCAACCTAACACCACAAGCGTTCTGTCGTTTTTTCAAACGAAGCACCGGCAAAACCTTTGTCTCTTACCTCAATGAAATTCGGGTAAGGGAAGCTTGTCGCTTGTTGGGGTCTTCTCGCTACGATTCTATTGCAGGCATTGCCTATGATTGTGGATTTAACAGCATCACGAATTTTAATCGCGTATTTCGTAGTGTTACTGGTTTGTCGCCAAAAGAGTATGTCCTTAGTTATCAAAATATTTTATACCAATAA
- a CDS encoding FAD-dependent oxidoreductase, translating into MSITTTEKTNKGKVLVVGAGIAGLCSAYYLQKAGWEVQVLDKDDGLNNCSIGNAGMIVPSHFTPLAAPGIVAQGLRWMLDSKSPFYVRPSLNPELISWGLKFLRHANEKHVNTHAEAIRDLNLYSSQLYDILKDEVGFDFELRQNGIMMLYKSKAAEHEEQELADRARSLGLDAVPYDKAGIQALEPNLRLDAVGGILYNCDGILSPSKLMHGLTVLLKSAGVTFNYHTAVEGFQVSGNKVKAVKTSKGTFDADEVVITGGASLPGLVRNLGIKTPLMPGKGYSFMVEPPENTAMQHAALLVEARVAVTPMNGQIRFSGTMELGPANDRIYTNRVKGIVEAIPNYFPDLEVSYPEQVWYGYRPCSPDGLPYLGRSSRYQNLSIAGGAGMMGLSLGPAFGKTIADLLDGHAPQTDIKGFRPERFQ; encoded by the coding sequence GTGTCTATAACTACTACAGAGAAAACAAATAAAGGGAAAGTGCTCGTCGTAGGCGCGGGTATTGCCGGCTTATGTAGCGCATATTATCTTCAAAAAGCGGGTTGGGAAGTACAGGTGCTGGACAAAGACGATGGGCTTAACAACTGCTCCATTGGCAATGCCGGGATGATTGTGCCGAGCCATTTCACCCCGTTGGCAGCCCCTGGAATCGTAGCTCAAGGACTTCGCTGGATGCTCGATAGCAAAAGCCCATTTTACGTCCGCCCGTCCCTCAATCCGGAGTTGATCAGTTGGGGATTAAAATTTCTGCGACACGCCAACGAGAAGCATGTTAACACACATGCAGAAGCGATACGCGATCTAAATTTATACAGTAGTCAGCTTTACGATATACTGAAGGATGAGGTCGGATTCGACTTTGAATTGCGGCAAAATGGCATTATGATGCTGTACAAATCGAAGGCTGCCGAACATGAAGAACAGGAATTAGCCGACCGGGCAAGATCATTAGGTCTGGATGCGGTACCGTATGATAAAGCAGGGATACAAGCTTTGGAACCAAACCTTCGGTTGGATGCAGTAGGCGGTATTCTGTATAACTGCGATGGTATTCTCTCGCCATCCAAATTAATGCACGGATTGACGGTTCTCCTAAAAAGCGCTGGTGTCACTTTTAACTACCATACCGCAGTAGAAGGATTTCAGGTTTCAGGCAACAAAGTGAAAGCCGTAAAAACGTCAAAAGGTACTTTTGATGCCGATGAGGTCGTGATCACGGGCGGAGCTTCCTTACCCGGATTAGTGCGGAACTTAGGCATAAAAACACCGTTGATGCCGGGCAAAGGATACTCCTTCATGGTAGAACCGCCTGAGAATACTGCGATGCAACACGCCGCTTTGCTGGTCGAAGCCCGCGTAGCGGTAACACCGATGAACGGACAAATTCGTTTCAGCGGCACGATGGAACTAGGCCCTGCCAATGATCGGATTTACACTAACCGTGTTAAAGGTATTGTAGAAGCGATTCCTAATTATTTTCCTGATTTGGAGGTGTCTTACCCCGAACAAGTTTGGTATGGTTACCGACCCTGTTCGCCAGACGGCTTGCCGTACCTTGGTCGTTCATCTCGTTATCAGAATCTCTCGATTGCAGGCGGTGCCGGTATGATGGGATTAAGCCTCGGACCGGCTTTTGGAAAAACCATTGCTGATCTACTCGATGGCCACGCGCCGCAAACAGATATAAAGGGATTTCGACCCGAGCGGTTTCAATAA
- a CDS encoding DUF5695 domain-containing protein, with translation MLIKIYSSTVLILIHICLFSVHAQQREHPVWESVRKQPATLHLDRGEHSFALPQLKGKILKASQTISSLQQTSGDRAFNYTPVELLDKRDRNLFFHLGDINLRIRKVSDTAWVSYSTASDRHDIQALPAGKGILAAADLSPTLSNIPLHLKRTWKQKGDDLVLEFEIYNPSDQAFEIGSLGIPLPFNNNLDGKNLDEAHAKNVFLDPYIGLDAGYVQVNHLHGKGVSLLVLPEENAQFEAYNPLNTDPTPRSITFEGFHEWMIHSKAHAETDWKGVDQWNNPTSTILQPNERKTFALRFVLAPAIRDIEPTLVQNNRPLAVGFPGFVVPLNNPAKLFVQYGSPIKHINVYPKQALSVTKNNSSSNKWSSYQIKGNRWGRARLTLTYEDGKQQTIHYKVIKPERDVVNDLGRFLTTKQWYEDPQDPFKRSPSIITYDNEVKRQVTEEQRAWYAGLSDEAGAGSWLAAMMKQVVQPNAEEITKLKRFMNETLYGDIQHKSGKDHYGVVKSLFYYEPDSLPAGTYSDSINYTTWSAWPKKEADNIGRSYNYPHVAAAHWVFYRLARNYPHLVAEESWDTYLERAFQTSVAMVEKAPHYAQFGQMEGSIFLIILKDLQREGKTAEAAKLEALMRERAAHWRTLNYPFGSEMPWDSTGQEEVYLWSDYFGFDDKATVTLNAILAYMPTVPHWGYNGSARRYWDFVYGGKLSRIERQLHHYGSALNAIPVLSAYRSTPDDYHLLRIGHAGMLGALANVTEEGFAPGAFHSYPSTLANDGITGDYGSGFYGYAAYAGTYVVQHPEFGWLAFSGNVKEDKKGIQVEVTTASRSRVFLGPERLMIQAESGEIAQIDYQPKTGDITLILAKSGDNNPATRLRLEQESESYAIAGSEKDTLGRYVIPAGTKQVKLQKVSR, from the coding sequence ATGCTTATAAAGATCTATTCGTCGACTGTCCTTATCTTAATTCATATCTGCCTTTTTAGCGTACATGCGCAGCAACGTGAGCACCCTGTTTGGGAATCGGTACGTAAGCAGCCTGCGACATTGCATCTGGATCGTGGCGAACATAGCTTTGCATTACCACAATTGAAAGGAAAGATTTTGAAGGCCTCACAAACCATCTCTTCCTTGCAGCAAACCAGTGGCGATAGAGCATTCAATTATACACCGGTCGAATTGCTCGATAAAAGGGATCGCAACCTATTTTTTCATCTGGGAGATATCAATCTGCGCATTAGAAAAGTATCCGACACGGCTTGGGTCAGTTACTCGACAGCGTCGGATCGGCATGATATTCAAGCGTTGCCAGCAGGCAAAGGTATCCTGGCAGCAGCCGATTTATCGCCCACCCTGTCCAACATACCTTTACATCTAAAGAGAACCTGGAAGCAAAAAGGCGATGATCTTGTCCTGGAATTCGAGATATATAACCCCAGCGATCAGGCTTTTGAAATCGGATCTTTAGGTATACCGCTTCCTTTTAATAATAATCTCGATGGAAAAAATCTGGATGAGGCACATGCAAAAAATGTATTTCTTGACCCCTACATTGGTCTCGATGCCGGTTATGTACAAGTAAACCACCTTCACGGAAAAGGCGTTAGCTTGCTCGTATTACCGGAAGAAAACGCCCAATTTGAAGCATACAATCCACTCAATACTGATCCTACTCCGCGTAGCATTACTTTCGAGGGTTTCCATGAATGGATGATCCATAGTAAAGCACATGCGGAAACCGATTGGAAAGGCGTGGATCAATGGAACAATCCTACATCTACCATCCTGCAGCCCAATGAGCGAAAAACTTTTGCCCTGCGTTTTGTATTGGCTCCCGCCATACGAGACATTGAGCCCACTCTGGTGCAAAATAATCGCCCATTGGCTGTCGGATTCCCTGGTTTTGTAGTTCCTTTAAATAATCCGGCTAAATTATTTGTTCAATACGGTTCGCCCATTAAGCATATAAACGTTTATCCGAAACAAGCACTTTCAGTCACGAAAAACAATAGCAGCTCCAATAAATGGAGTAGTTACCAGATCAAGGGAAATCGTTGGGGCCGTGCTCGCCTGACGCTCACATACGAAGATGGTAAGCAGCAAACCATCCATTACAAGGTCATCAAACCGGAGCGGGATGTCGTGAATGATTTAGGTCGTTTTCTAACGACCAAACAGTGGTACGAAGATCCGCAGGATCCTTTTAAGCGTTCGCCATCTATCATCACTTATGACAATGAGGTAAAACGACAAGTGACGGAAGAACAACGCGCCTGGTACGCAGGCTTGAGCGATGAGGCGGGTGCTGGTAGCTGGCTGGCAGCCATGATGAAGCAGGTGGTACAGCCCAATGCAGAGGAAATCACGAAACTGAAGCGTTTTATGAACGAAACGTTGTATGGTGACATACAACATAAATCAGGTAAGGATCACTATGGTGTGGTCAAAAGCTTGTTCTACTACGAGCCTGATTCGCTACCGGCAGGAACCTATAGCGACAGTATAAATTACACGACCTGGTCGGCCTGGCCGAAGAAGGAAGCCGATAATATCGGGCGTTCTTACAATTATCCGCATGTGGCGGCAGCGCATTGGGTATTCTACCGATTAGCGCGCAATTATCCGCATTTAGTGGCGGAAGAAAGCTGGGATACCTACTTGGAGCGTGCTTTTCAAACCTCGGTCGCGATGGTCGAAAAGGCACCCCATTATGCGCAGTTTGGACAGATGGAAGGCAGTATATTTTTGATTATTCTAAAAGATTTGCAGCGTGAAGGAAAAACGGCGGAAGCCGCTAAGCTAGAAGCATTGATGCGCGAACGTGCTGCTCACTGGCGGACGCTCAACTATCCATTTGGTAGTGAAATGCCGTGGGATTCTACCGGCCAGGAAGAAGTATACTTATGGTCTGATTATTTTGGTTTTGATGATAAAGCGACCGTCACGCTGAACGCAATCCTGGCGTATATGCCAACCGTGCCACATTGGGGATACAATGGGAGCGCAAGACGCTATTGGGATTTCGTCTACGGCGGTAAGCTATCTCGCATTGAGCGGCAGCTGCATCACTATGGTTCGGCCTTGAATGCCATTCCGGTATTATCCGCGTACCGTAGCACGCCAGACGACTACCACTTACTGCGTATTGGACACGCTGGAATGTTGGGTGCGCTGGCGAATGTCACGGAAGAAGGATTTGCACCTGGCGCCTTCCATTCCTATCCTTCCACCTTGGCAAACGATGGTATTACTGGCGATTATGGTTCTGGTTTCTATGGATACGCTGCCTATGCTGGCACCTATGTTGTACAACATCCAGAATTTGGCTGGCTGGCATTTAGCGGAAACGTAAAAGAAGATAAAAAAGGTATCCAGGTCGAAGTAACTACTGCCTCGCGTAGCCGTGTGTTTCTAGGCCCGGAGCGATTGATGATTCAGGCAGAATCTGGTGAAATAGCACAAATAGATTACCAGCCAAAAACGGGCGATATCACGCTAATCTTAGCTAAATCGGGCGACAATAATCCGGCTACTCGTTTGCGCTTGGAGCAGGAAAGCGAAAGCTATGCGATTGCGGGAAGTGAAAAAGATACCTTAGGCAGGTATGTGATCCCAGCAGGTACGAAACAGGTGAAGTTGCAAAAAGTAAGCCGGTAA
- a CDS encoding aldehyde dehydrogenase (NADP(+)) — protein sequence MDQTKEILDAYVQHAVGAFQFLKATTVQQRAAFMRGVADAIEALDDNLLNLAHAESALPMARLQGEKARTVGQWRSYADAVAKGTYLDVRIDQADAEKGKNDIRKYSIGLGPVLVFGASNFPFAFSTAGGDTASAIGAGCPVLVKAHPAHPKTSQLMADTISHALKKFGWPEGVFGHVAGDRVAGTQILVGAYLTAHPGIQAVGFTGSQQGGKALVAVAAAREVPIPVFAEMGSVNPVFALPQLLEKNAIELAQQYVGSLTLGTGQFCTNPGIFIAQAGEAFDRFKEAVQQAIAAAKPTAMLHSGIAKNYLEKKQATSTHKAVTILAQSDVSAEDTQGQPTVALTSGQAFLNAPELAEEVFGPFALLVEAESTEQLLAIANNLEGQLTATIAATEQDLEANAALISVVQDKVGRLLFNGMPTGVEVVYAMQHGGPFPATSDPRFTSVGPDAVKRFVRPIAFQNWPEKSLPAELQSSNPLQLTRIVDGTLTAATL from the coding sequence ATGGATCAAACAAAGGAGATATTAGATGCGTACGTGCAGCATGCCGTCGGCGCGTTTCAATTTTTGAAGGCGACGACAGTACAGCAGAGAGCCGCATTTATGAGAGGAGTAGCAGATGCTATTGAAGCATTAGATGATAATTTGCTGAATTTGGCACATGCCGAATCGGCTTTGCCAATGGCTCGTTTGCAAGGAGAGAAGGCGCGTACTGTCGGTCAATGGCGTAGCTACGCCGATGCGGTGGCAAAAGGAACCTATCTCGATGTGCGCATTGATCAGGCAGATGCCGAAAAGGGTAAGAATGATATTCGAAAGTACAGCATCGGATTGGGTCCTGTGTTGGTTTTTGGTGCCAGTAACTTCCCTTTTGCTTTTTCTACTGCTGGAGGCGATACGGCTAGTGCCATTGGTGCTGGCTGTCCTGTACTGGTAAAAGCGCATCCCGCACACCCTAAAACTTCTCAACTAATGGCCGATACCATCAGCCACGCCCTGAAAAAGTTCGGCTGGCCAGAAGGTGTATTCGGTCATGTTGCGGGTGATCGAGTAGCAGGCACACAAATACTTGTAGGTGCTTACCTCACCGCACATCCGGGCATTCAAGCGGTCGGTTTTACGGGCTCGCAACAAGGTGGAAAAGCATTGGTCGCGGTGGCGGCAGCACGTGAAGTGCCCATTCCGGTTTTTGCAGAAATGGGAAGCGTGAATCCCGTGTTTGCACTACCTCAATTACTCGAAAAAAATGCTATTGAACTAGCACAGCAATATGTAGGTTCTTTGACTTTAGGTACCGGACAATTCTGTACCAATCCAGGGATCTTTATTGCACAAGCAGGCGAAGCATTTGACCGCTTTAAAGAAGCCGTGCAGCAAGCCATTGCGGCAGCAAAGCCAACCGCTATGTTACACAGTGGTATCGCGAAAAACTATTTGGAGAAAAAGCAAGCAACGAGCACGCACAAAGCGGTGACCATACTGGCGCAGTCAGACGTGAGTGCAGAGGATACACAGGGGCAGCCCACAGTAGCTTTAACATCTGGTCAGGCCTTTCTAAACGCGCCCGAATTGGCCGAAGAAGTATTCGGACCGTTTGCATTACTCGTAGAGGCAGAATCAACAGAGCAACTATTGGCTATTGCCAACAATCTGGAAGGACAGCTTACGGCTACCATAGCCGCTACCGAACAAGATCTGGAAGCGAACGCTGCGCTGATCAGCGTAGTGCAGGATAAGGTAGGCCGTCTCTTGTTTAACGGCATGCCTACCGGTGTAGAAGTCGTTTATGCGATGCAACACGGCGGCCCATTTCCAGCCACCAGCGATCCGCGCTTTACTTCTGTCGGTCCTGATGCCGTAAAACGATTTGTGCGACCGATTGCTTTCCAGAACTGGCCAGAGAAAAGCTTACCAGCAGAATTGCAGTCGAGCAATCCCTTACAATTAACACGCATAGTGGATGGTACACTTACCGCCGCCACTTTATAA
- a CDS encoding 4-hydroxyproline epimerase, translating to MKKTFFCIDAHTCGCPVRLVAGGVPLLPGKTMMERRLHFMAEYDWIRKGLMFEPRGHDMMSGSLLYPPTDPANDVGVLYIETSGCLPMCGHGTIGTVTIAIEEGLIQPKVPGKLRLETPAGLIHIDYVQEGAKVKTVKLTNVKSFLYAEGLTVDCPDLGEIVADVAYGGNFYAIIDPQANFKDISDFSASQLIHYGKIIRKLLSEKYNFVHPEDPLIFGLTHIQWTGKPLKENSMGRNAVLVGENALDRSPCGTGTSARLAQWYAKGKLTTGDVFVHESYIGSQFIGRIEQETRIVDRPAIIPSIEGWARITGYNQIIIDDEDPYFEGFQVM from the coding sequence ATGAAAAAGACTTTTTTTTGTATTGACGCCCATACCTGCGGCTGTCCTGTACGTCTAGTTGCTGGTGGTGTACCACTTCTACCTGGTAAAACCATGATGGAACGACGGTTGCATTTTATGGCAGAGTACGATTGGATTCGTAAAGGACTCATGTTTGAGCCACGCGGACACGATATGATGAGCGGAAGCTTGTTGTATCCGCCTACAGATCCTGCCAACGATGTAGGTGTTTTATACATTGAAACTAGTGGCTGCTTACCGATGTGTGGGCACGGCACGATCGGCACGGTGACCATCGCCATCGAAGAAGGACTAATCCAACCCAAAGTACCCGGCAAATTGCGTTTGGAGACGCCGGCTGGTCTTATTCATATCGATTATGTGCAAGAGGGCGCGAAGGTAAAGACGGTGAAACTCACCAACGTGAAATCATTTCTCTATGCCGAAGGGTTAACGGTGGATTGTCCTGATTTGGGTGAAATTGTAGCAGATGTGGCGTATGGAGGCAATTTCTACGCCATCATCGACCCACAAGCGAATTTCAAAGACATCAGCGATTTTAGTGCAAGCCAACTTATTCATTACGGCAAGATCATCCGTAAGCTACTCAGCGAAAAATATAATTTCGTACACCCAGAAGATCCGCTTATTTTCGGACTAACGCATATTCAGTGGACAGGAAAACCGCTGAAAGAAAACTCTATGGGCCGGAATGCCGTGTTGGTAGGGGAGAATGCGTTGGATCGCTCGCCGTGTGGCACGGGTACCTCTGCACGACTAGCGCAATGGTACGCCAAAGGCAAACTGACGACAGGAGATGTTTTCGTGCACGAAAGTTACATCGGTTCACAATTTATTGGACGGATCGAGCAAGAAACAAGGATAGTAGATCGCCCCGCCATTATACCTTCCATAGAAGGTTGGGCGCGTATTACTGGCTACAACCAAATTATTATTGATGATGAAGATCCCTACTTTGAGGGATTTCAAGTCATGTAA
- a CDS encoding dihydrodipicolinate synthase family protein has translation MADLNWKGIYPAVLTPFTENGDIDYDMFAKNTRAQLKAGVHGIIVAGTLGDAAALDLEEKFDLLKYARQVVGDQIPVILNIAENTTRNAVSFAKRAAELGADGLMLLPPMRYKADDREVVEYFKAVAKATDLPVLIYNNPVDYSTFVNLDMFAELAEYPTIQAVKESTRDLANVTRMKNRFGDRFSILGGVDTISLETLFLGADGLVAGLVDAFPNETMAMYNYAQQGEIAKAVEIYRWFMPLLELDIHPKLIQYIKLAATAEGISTPHTRAPRLPLVGEEADRVQKIIQDSIAKRPVLDEVPA, from the coding sequence ATGGCCGATTTAAATTGGAAGGGAATCTATCCCGCTGTGTTGACACCTTTTACGGAAAACGGTGATATTGATTATGACATGTTTGCCAAGAATACCCGCGCACAACTTAAAGCAGGAGTACATGGAATCATTGTAGCGGGCACATTAGGAGATGCTGCTGCATTGGATTTGGAGGAGAAATTTGACTTGTTGAAGTACGCTAGGCAGGTGGTAGGAGATCAAATTCCTGTGATCCTAAATATCGCTGAAAACACCACCCGTAATGCAGTGTCTTTTGCAAAGAGAGCAGCTGAACTTGGTGCGGATGGATTGATGCTGTTACCACCGATGCGGTATAAAGCGGACGATCGCGAGGTGGTTGAATATTTTAAAGCTGTAGCAAAAGCCACCGATTTACCGGTTCTTATCTATAATAACCCAGTGGATTACAGCACGTTCGTAAACTTGGATATGTTTGCCGAATTGGCTGAATACCCTACTATCCAGGCAGTAAAGGAATCAACACGTGATCTGGCGAATGTGACGCGCATGAAAAACCGTTTTGGCGACCGTTTCAGCATTTTGGGCGGAGTGGATACGATTTCTTTAGAAACACTTTTCTTAGGAGCTGATGGATTAGTGGCTGGTCTGGTAGATGCCTTTCCAAATGAAACCATGGCCATGTACAACTACGCGCAGCAAGGTGAGATCGCAAAAGCGGTCGAAATATATCGGTGGTTTATGCCATTATTGGAGTTAGACATTCATCCAAAATTGATTCAATACATCAAATTAGCCGCTACCGCAGAAGGAATTAGTACGCCACATACGCGTGCACCGAGATTACCATTAGTAGGTGAAGAAGCGGATCGTGTACAGAAAATTATTCAAGATAGCATCGCCAAACGTCCGGTATTGGACGAAGTGCCTGCATAA
- a CDS encoding DUF885 family protein — protein MITIRSQLIIGFCSLATALAQAQHMNEHTTPLEPYVIRYGHDEQAINYFYGPMPKGWGFQRSAPSPEQMNRLLVLDRTYFKELEEVDYQNLPTGGQVDYQLLKRKIARHSEDLQADLETYKRLEHYLPFAAVIYDFEQKRRRGHEVDAKKLATDLQHAIKLIEQQSEQIKNGKAIPSADVQFLTEMIESVKQRLASAFDFYNGYDTEFTWWMPTTFADVNTQLDQYKEVLAAKSDWKVYDDGSNIGGKPIGKKMLNQKLQDEMIAYTADELLAIADKEWAWCVAELLKASREMGFGDDWQAAQEKVKNTYVPVGKQPELINELYDKAQAFIKQNQLMDIPPLADETWGMIMMTPERQLVNPFFTGGREISISYPTNTMTYDQKMMSMRGNNPYFSLGTVQHELVPGHHLQYFMNRRYKPYRAQHFNTPFWTEGWTLYWELLLYRMGFAKTPEERIGMLFWRMHRCARITFSIKFHLGEWTPQQCIDYLVNEVGHEPANAHGEVKRSFEGSYDPLYQLAYMIGGLQLLSISDELVGGGKMSYAEFHDRVIKENYLPMEMLRAILTDQKVPLNYKPVWKFYSAN, from the coding sequence ATGATCACTATTCGCTCTCAACTAATCATCGGTTTTTGCTCCTTAGCGACCGCGCTTGCCCAAGCTCAACATATGAATGAACATACTACGCCGCTAGAACCTTACGTGATCCGATATGGTCATGATGAGCAGGCGATCAATTATTTTTACGGCCCGATGCCGAAAGGATGGGGTTTTCAGCGCTCGGCGCCATCTCCAGAACAAATGAATCGCTTGCTGGTATTGGATCGCACTTATTTCAAAGAATTGGAAGAAGTGGATTACCAAAACCTACCAACGGGTGGACAAGTGGATTATCAATTGCTAAAGCGCAAAATAGCAAGGCATAGCGAAGACCTACAAGCTGATCTCGAAACCTACAAACGCTTAGAGCATTATTTGCCTTTTGCTGCCGTGATCTATGATTTCGAGCAAAAAAGACGTCGCGGACATGAGGTTGATGCGAAGAAGCTAGCTACGGATTTACAGCATGCGATTAAGCTAATAGAACAGCAAAGCGAACAGATTAAGAATGGCAAAGCCATCCCATCGGCAGATGTACAATTCCTGACGGAAATGATAGAAAGCGTGAAGCAGAGATTGGCTAGCGCTTTTGACTTTTATAATGGGTACGATACCGAGTTTACTTGGTGGATGCCTACTACGTTTGCAGATGTCAATACACAACTAGATCAGTACAAGGAAGTGCTTGCGGCTAAAAGCGATTGGAAAGTGTATGACGATGGGAGCAATATTGGCGGGAAGCCAATCGGCAAAAAAATGCTCAACCAGAAATTGCAAGATGAAATGATTGCGTACACCGCTGATGAACTATTGGCTATCGCCGATAAGGAATGGGCCTGGTGCGTGGCAGAATTGCTGAAAGCATCCAGAGAAATGGGATTTGGCGACGACTGGCAGGCAGCACAGGAAAAAGTAAAGAATACCTACGTTCCGGTAGGAAAGCAGCCGGAACTCATCAATGAACTGTATGACAAGGCGCAAGCTTTTATTAAACAAAATCAGTTGATGGATATTCCACCATTGGCGGATGAAACTTGGGGAATGATTATGATGACGCCCGAACGGCAGTTGGTCAATCCATTTTTCACAGGGGGTCGGGAGATCAGTATCTCGTATCCAACGAATACCATGACCTACGATCAGAAAATGATGAGCATGCGGGGCAATAACCCGTACTTTTCGTTAGGTACTGTGCAGCATGAGTTAGTGCCGGGGCATCACTTACAGTACTTTATGAACCGCCGATACAAACCGTATCGCGCGCAGCATTTCAATACGCCATTCTGGACAGAAGGCTGGACGTTGTATTGGGAGTTACTGTTGTACAGAATGGGATTTGCCAAAACACCGGAAGAACGTATCGGTATGCTTTTTTGGCGCATGCACCGCTGTGCCCGCATCACCTTTAGCATCAAATTCCATTTGGGGGAATGGACACCGCAGCAATGCATCGATTATTTGGTGAACGAAGTAGGCCACGAACCGGCGAATGCGCATGGTGAGGTGAAGCGTTCTTTTGAAGGATCGTACGATCCATTGTATCAATTAGCGTATATGATCGGTGGCTTGCAATTGCTCAGCATTAGCGACGAACTCGTTGGGGGCGGGAAGATGTCGTATGCGGAATTTCATGATCGCGTGATCAAGGAGAATTACTTGCCGATGGAGATGCTACGCGCAATATTGACGGATCAAAAAGTACCTCTCAATTATAAACCAGTATGGAAATTCTATTCAGCTAACTAA